One window from the genome of Pseudonocardia hierapolitana encodes:
- a CDS encoding formate dehydrogenase beta subunit — MSGMEAGGAGMGEGKLRVFVPRDSAARSVGADAVAERLVAAGAEVVRTGSRGMLWLEPLVEVETPAGRVGYGPVAPEDVDGLVAAGMLDGQDAGLGGPERPTRRDEMSDSPDGGRVDAASPAIRHGESGVYLGLVEELPWMRRQQRVTFARVGVVDPHSPDDYEANGGLAGLRTALAMSPADVVEEVVTSGLRGRGGAGFPTGIKWRTVLGAEADVKFVCCNADEGDSGTFADRMLIEGDPFTLIEGMTIAAHAVGATEGYVYLRSEYPDAVETLTAAIEAARERGWLGERILGSDLTFDLHVRVGAGAYICGEETSMLESLEGKRGQVRAKPPIPALEGLFGRPTVVNNVLSLASVPAILADGADAYAALGVGRSRGTSVFQLGGNIARGGIVETAFGITLGELIDDLGGGTASGRPARAVQVGGPLGAYLPVEKFDLPMDYEAFAEAGAMLGHGGIVVFDDTVDMAAMARFAFSFCAEESCGKCTPCRVGAVRGVETIDRIRTGQDREKNLVLLEDLCELMTDGSLCAMGGLTPMPVRSAVRHFGEDFTR; from the coding sequence ATGAGCGGGATGGAAGCCGGCGGAGCCGGGATGGGCGAGGGCAAGCTCCGCGTGTTCGTCCCTCGGGACTCGGCGGCCCGCTCCGTCGGCGCCGACGCGGTGGCCGAGCGGCTCGTCGCGGCCGGCGCCGAGGTGGTGCGCACCGGCTCGCGCGGCATGCTGTGGCTGGAGCCCCTCGTCGAGGTGGAGACGCCGGCCGGGCGCGTCGGATACGGGCCGGTCGCCCCCGAGGACGTCGACGGGCTGGTGGCCGCGGGCATGCTCGACGGGCAGGACGCCGGACTCGGCGGGCCGGAACGTCCGACTCGCCGCGACGAGATGTCGGACTCGCCCGATGGGGGGCGGGTCGACGCGGCGAGTCCCGCGATCCGGCACGGCGAGTCGGGCGTGTACCTCGGGCTCGTCGAGGAGCTGCCGTGGATGCGCCGCCAGCAGCGGGTGACGTTCGCCCGGGTCGGCGTCGTCGACCCGCACTCCCCCGACGACTACGAGGCCAACGGCGGCCTCGCCGGGCTGCGCACGGCGCTGGCGATGAGCCCGGCGGACGTCGTGGAAGAGGTCGTCACCTCGGGTCTGCGCGGCCGCGGCGGCGCAGGCTTCCCCACCGGGATCAAGTGGCGCACGGTCCTCGGCGCCGAGGCCGACGTCAAGTTCGTCTGCTGCAACGCCGACGAGGGCGACTCCGGCACGTTCGCCGACCGGATGCTCATCGAGGGCGACCCGTTCACCCTCATCGAGGGCATGACGATCGCGGCGCACGCCGTCGGCGCGACCGAGGGCTACGTCTACCTGCGCTCGGAGTACCCGGACGCCGTCGAGACCCTGACGGCGGCGATCGAGGCCGCCCGGGAGCGCGGCTGGCTCGGCGAGCGGATCCTCGGCTCGGACCTCACGTTCGACCTGCACGTCCGGGTCGGGGCGGGCGCCTACATCTGCGGCGAGGAGACCTCGATGCTGGAGAGCCTCGAGGGCAAACGCGGCCAGGTGCGGGCCAAGCCCCCGATCCCGGCCCTCGAAGGGCTCTTCGGCCGCCCCACCGTCGTCAACAACGTGCTCTCGCTCGCCTCGGTGCCCGCGATCCTCGCCGACGGCGCCGACGCGTACGCCGCGCTGGGCGTCGGCCGCTCCCGGGGCACGAGCGTGTTCCAGCTCGGCGGCAACATCGCCCGCGGCGGGATCGTCGAGACCGCGTTCGGCATCACCCTCGGCGAGCTGATCGACGACCTCGGCGGCGGCACCGCGTCCGGCCGACCGGCGCGCGCCGTGCAGGTGGGCGGCCCGCTCGGGGCGTACCTGCCGGTGGAGAAGTTCGACCTGCCGATGGACTACGAGGCGTTCGCCGAGGCAGGCGCGATGCTCGGCCACGGCGGGATCGTCGTCTTCGACGACACGGTCGACATGGCCGCGATGGCCCGCTTCGCCTTCTCCTTCTGCGCCGAGGAGTCGTGCGGGAAGTGCACGCCGTGCCGGGTGGGCGCGGTGCGCGGCGTCGAGACGATCGACCGCATCCGCACCGGTCAGGACCGGGAGAAGAACCTCGTGCTGCTCGAGGACCTGTGCGAGCTGATGACCGACGGGTCGCTCTGCGCGATGGGCGGGCTGACCCCCATGCCCGTGCGCAGCGCGGTGCGCCACTTCGGGGAGGACTTCACACGATGA
- a CDS encoding 16S rRNA (uracil(1498)-N(3))-methyltransferase: MSTAPLFLLDPLPAAGAARLEGPEGRHAATVKRLRPGEAVLLSDGRGGLAHAVVDAAGRDTVDLTIVRRADADVPAPRVLLAQALLKGDRGELAVESATEAGVDGILPWRAARCVARWEEGPRGEKALARWRSTVREAAKQARRPWLPVVEELVTTAALVRRVSAVDLAVVLHEGASRRLADVPLPPRGELLLVVGPEGGITDAETDMLVAAGALPVRLGAEVLRASTAAAVALGALGVLTSRWG, translated from the coding sequence ATGAGTACCGCGCCGCTCTTCCTGCTCGACCCCCTGCCTGCCGCCGGGGCCGCCCGGCTGGAGGGCCCGGAGGGTCGGCACGCCGCCACCGTCAAGCGGCTGCGCCCCGGCGAGGCGGTGCTGCTGTCCGACGGCCGCGGCGGGCTCGCCCATGCCGTGGTCGATGCTGCCGGGCGCGACACCGTGGACCTCACGATCGTCCGTCGCGCCGACGCCGACGTGCCCGCCCCTCGGGTCCTGCTGGCCCAGGCGCTCTTGAAGGGCGACCGCGGCGAGCTGGCCGTCGAGTCGGCCACCGAGGCGGGCGTGGACGGGATCCTGCCGTGGCGCGCCGCGCGCTGCGTGGCCCGCTGGGAGGAGGGGCCGCGCGGGGAGAAGGCGCTCGCGCGCTGGCGCAGCACGGTGCGCGAGGCGGCGAAGCAGGCCCGCAGGCCGTGGCTGCCGGTCGTCGAGGAGCTGGTCACCACGGCCGCGCTCGTCCGGCGGGTCAGCGCGGTCGACCTGGCGGTCGTGCTGCACGAGGGCGCCTCCCGACGGCTCGCCGACGTGCCGCTGCCGCCGCGTGGTGAGCTGCTGCTCGTGGTCGGCCCGGAGGGTGGCATCACCGATGCCGAGACCGACATGCTCGTCGCGGCCGGCGCGCTGCCGGTGCGTTTGGGGGCCGAGGTGCTGCGCGCCTCCACCGCGGCCGCGGTGGCACTGGGCGCATTGGGGGTGCTCACCTCGCGGTGGGGTTGA
- a CDS encoding thiamine pyrophosphate-binding protein produces the protein MTVAELVGRALAELGVGHAFGVVGSGNFHVTNALRDGGVPYVAARHEGGAATMADAYARTSGRVGVLTVHQGCGLTNAMTGITEAAKSRTPMIVLAADTGAGAVRSNFRIDQDVLARAVGAVAERVHSPATALADVVRAYRTAVEQRRTVVLNLPLDVQAADVDAGPVPAVQPLAPVRPGAEAVEALAALIAGAARPVFVAGRGARAAGAQLRELAAASGALLATSAVAAGLFADDPWSLGISGGFATPLAAELISGADLVVGWGCALNMWTMRHGALIGPDATVVQVDLDADAIGANRPVHLGVLGDVGATAEDVRAALDGPPTGYRTPEVAAAIAERGRWRSEPYKDLTGADGIDPRTLTIALDDLLPAERTVAVDSGNFMGYPSAYLRVPDEHGYCLTQGFQSIGLGLATAIGAACARPDRLTVAALGDGGALMSAAELETVTRLGLQMVVVVYDDRGYGAEVHHFTGEDHTTVAFPDTDIAAIGRGYGFEAVTVNAQADLDAVAHWVAGPRDAPLLVHARIASDGGSWWLAEAFRGH, from the coding sequence GTGACGGTCGCGGAACTCGTCGGGCGAGCCCTCGCCGAGCTCGGCGTCGGGCACGCGTTCGGCGTGGTGGGCAGCGGCAACTTCCACGTGACCAACGCGCTGCGCGACGGCGGGGTGCCGTACGTCGCGGCGCGGCACGAGGGCGGCGCCGCGACGATGGCCGACGCGTACGCCCGCACCAGCGGGCGCGTCGGCGTGCTCACGGTGCACCAGGGCTGCGGGCTCACCAACGCGATGACCGGGATCACCGAGGCGGCGAAGAGCCGCACCCCGATGATCGTGCTCGCCGCCGACACCGGGGCGGGCGCGGTGCGCTCGAACTTCCGGATCGACCAGGACGTGCTGGCCCGCGCGGTGGGAGCGGTGGCCGAGCGGGTGCACTCGCCCGCCACCGCGCTCGCCGACGTCGTCCGCGCCTACCGCACCGCGGTGGAGCAGCGCCGCACCGTCGTGCTCAACCTGCCGCTCGACGTGCAGGCGGCGGACGTGGACGCCGGGCCCGTGCCCGCCGTGCAGCCGCTCGCCCCGGTCCGTCCGGGCGCGGAGGCGGTCGAGGCGCTCGCCGCCCTGATCGCGGGGGCGGCGCGGCCGGTGTTCGTCGCGGGTCGCGGTGCCCGCGCGGCTGGTGCGCAGCTGCGCGAGTTGGCGGCCGCGTCCGGCGCCTTGCTGGCGACGTCCGCCGTCGCGGCGGGTCTCTTCGCCGACGATCCGTGGTCCCTGGGGATCTCCGGCGGCTTCGCCACCCCGCTCGCCGCCGAGCTGATCTCCGGCGCCGATCTCGTCGTCGGGTGGGGCTGCGCGCTCAACATGTGGACGATGCGCCACGGCGCGCTGATCGGCCCGGACGCGACGGTCGTCCAGGTCGATCTCGACGCCGACGCGATCGGCGCGAACCGGCCGGTGCACCTGGGTGTGCTCGGGGACGTCGGAGCGACGGCCGAGGACGTGCGCGCGGCGCTCGACGGCCCGCCCACCGGCTACCGCACACCCGAGGTCGCGGCCGCGATCGCGGAGCGCGGCCGCTGGCGCAGCGAGCCCTACAAGGACCTCACCGGCGCCGACGGCATCGACCCGCGCACGCTGACGATCGCCCTCGACGACCTGCTGCCCGCCGAACGGACGGTGGCGGTCGACTCGGGCAACTTCATGGGCTATCCCAGCGCCTACCTGCGGGTGCCCGACGAGCACGGCTACTGCCTCACCCAGGGCTTCCAGTCGATCGGGCTGGGCCTGGCCACCGCGATCGGCGCCGCGTGCGCCCGGCCGGACCGGCTCACCGTCGCGGCGCTGGGCGACGGCGGCGCGTTGATGTCGGCGGCCGAGCTGGAGACGGTGACGCGGCTGGGCCTGCAGATGGTGGTCGTGGTGTACGACGACCGCGGCTACGGCGCCGAGGTGCACCACTTCACCGGCGAGGACCACACCACCGTGGCGTTCCCGGACACCGACATCGCCGCCATCGGCCGGGGCTACGGGTTCGAGGCCGTCACGGTGAACGCGCAGGCCGACCTCGACGCCGTGGCGCACTGGGTGGCCGGGCCCCGGGACGCCCCCCTGCTGGTGCACGCGCGCATCGCCTCGGACGGCGGCTCCTGGTGGCTGGCGGAAGCCTTCCGGGGGCACTAG
- the hrcA gene encoding heat-inducible transcriptional repressor HrcA, with amino-acid sequence MNADERRFAVLRAIVADYVSTHEPVGSKMIVERHNLGVSSATVRNDMAVLEDEGLIAQPHTSAGRVPTDKGYRLFVDRLAQVKPLSAAERRAVQAFLDGAVDLDDVLRRSVRLLAQLTRQVAVVQYPTLTRSTVRHCEIVQLTPARLMLVVITDSGRVDQRVVDLGDVISDDAVGQVRTLVNGALVGRPLAAASAAVAELPNTAPADLRDAMIAVSTVLIETLVEHPEERLLLGGTANLTRSAADFPHSLRQVLEALEEQVVVLRLLASAQEPGTVTVRIGEENEAEEMRDTSVVSIGYGPGTVLGGMGILGPTRMDYPGSIAAVHAVARYVGEILAGR; translated from the coding sequence GTGAACGCCGACGAGCGTCGCTTCGCCGTGCTGCGGGCGATCGTCGCCGACTACGTTTCCACCCACGAGCCCGTCGGCTCGAAGATGATCGTCGAGCGGCACAACCTGGGCGTCTCCAGCGCCACGGTCCGCAACGACATGGCCGTGCTGGAGGACGAGGGCCTGATCGCCCAGCCCCACACCAGCGCGGGGCGCGTGCCCACGGACAAGGGCTACCGGCTGTTCGTCGACCGGTTGGCGCAGGTCAAGCCGCTGTCGGCGGCGGAGCGGCGCGCCGTGCAGGCGTTCCTCGACGGCGCCGTCGACCTCGACGACGTGCTCCGTCGCAGCGTGCGGCTGCTCGCCCAGCTCACCCGGCAGGTGGCGGTGGTGCAGTACCCCACGCTCACCCGCTCCACCGTGCGCCACTGCGAGATCGTCCAGCTCACGCCCGCCCGGCTGATGCTGGTCGTGATCACCGACAGCGGCCGGGTGGACCAGCGCGTGGTCGACCTCGGTGACGTGATCTCCGACGACGCCGTGGGGCAGGTGCGCACGCTGGTGAACGGCGCGCTCGTGGGGCGGCCGCTCGCGGCCGCGTCCGCCGCCGTCGCCGAGCTGCCCAACACCGCGCCCGCCGACCTGCGCGACGCCATGATCGCGGTGTCGACGGTGCTGATCGAGACGCTCGTCGAGCACCCGGAGGAGCGGCTGCTCCTGGGCGGCACCGCCAACCTCACCCGAAGCGCCGCCGACTTCCCGCACTCGCTGCGGCAGGTGCTCGAGGCCCTGGAAGAGCAGGTGGTCGTGCTCAGGCTGCTGGCATCAGCCCAGGAGCCGGGCACGGTCACGGTGCGCATCGGCGAGGAGAACGAGGCCGAGGAGATGCGCGACACCTCCGTGGTGTCCATCGGCTACGGGCCGGGCACCGTGCTCGGCGGGATGGGCATCCTGGGGCCCACAAGGATGGATTACCCGGGCTCCATCGCCGCGGTGCACGCGGTGGCCCGGTACGTGGGTGAGATCCTGGCTGGACGCTGA
- a CDS encoding alpha/beta hydrolase family protein yields MPTPLRIVYGDHPSQFGELTLPDGQPRAVVVVVHGGFWRQRFGLELGRPLVADLVAAGYAAWNIEYRRVGGDGGWPATFDDVAAALDLLVGRDLPLDRVVAVGHSAGGHLAAWLAARPGLPADAPGAAPAVRLRGVVSQAGVLDLVDAERNGVGNGAAKDLLGGGPDDVPDRYVLASPVERLPLGVRVVCVHGTADVNVPIRQSERFVAAAGDEAELVTLPGVEHFAVIDPATEAWKACREAVDRLVGPAG; encoded by the coding sequence GTGCCGACGCCGCTCCGGATCGTCTACGGCGACCACCCCAGCCAGTTCGGCGAGCTCACGCTCCCCGATGGTCAACCGCGCGCCGTCGTCGTGGTGGTGCACGGTGGGTTCTGGCGGCAGCGCTTCGGCCTGGAGCTCGGCAGGCCCCTCGTCGCCGATCTCGTCGCCGCCGGGTACGCGGCCTGGAACATCGAGTACCGGCGGGTGGGCGGCGACGGTGGCTGGCCGGCCACGTTCGACGACGTCGCAGCGGCCCTCGACCTGCTCGTCGGGCGGGACCTGCCCCTGGATCGGGTGGTGGCCGTCGGGCACTCGGCGGGCGGGCACCTCGCCGCCTGGCTCGCCGCGCGTCCCGGCCTGCCTGCCGACGCCCCGGGTGCCGCGCCCGCGGTGCGGCTGCGCGGTGTGGTGAGCCAGGCCGGGGTGCTCGACCTCGTCGACGCCGAGCGGAACGGCGTGGGCAACGGCGCGGCCAAGGACCTGCTCGGCGGCGGCCCGGACGACGTGCCCGACCGGTACGTCCTCGCCTCGCCGGTGGAGCGGCTCCCGCTCGGCGTCCGCGTGGTGTGCGTGCACGGCACGGCCGACGTCAACGTGCCGATCCGGCAGAGCGAGCGGTTCGTCGCTGCGGCCGGTGACGAGGCGGAGCTGGTGACCCTGCCCGGGGTGGAGCACTTCGCGGTGATCGACCCGGCGACGGAGGCGTGGAAGGCGTGCCGGGAGGCGGTGGACCGGCTGGTCGGCCCCGCCGGCTGA
- a CDS encoding formate dehydrogenase subunit gamma translates to MIVYSMSTDVTDLAAVRVGRVREIATAHLGLRGPLIPILHAVQEDLGHIDQADVPVIADVLNLSAAEVHGVVTFYRDFRRAPGGRATVRICQAEACQAVGAEALGEHARRRLGVDFGGSTSDGAVTLDEVFCLGNCALGPAVQVDGRLHGRVTPARLDALLGEVAR, encoded by the coding sequence GTGATCGTCTACAGTATGTCGACGGACGTCACCGATCTTGCCGCGGTGCGGGTGGGGCGGGTCCGCGAGATCGCGACCGCCCACCTCGGGCTGCGCGGTCCCCTGATCCCCATCCTCCACGCGGTCCAGGAGGACCTGGGCCACATCGATCAGGCGGACGTGCCGGTGATCGCGGACGTGCTCAACCTCTCCGCCGCCGAGGTGCACGGGGTGGTCACGTTCTACCGCGACTTCCGCCGCGCCCCCGGCGGGCGGGCCACCGTGCGGATCTGCCAGGCCGAGGCCTGCCAGGCGGTCGGTGCCGAAGCACTCGGCGAGCACGCCCGCCGCAGGCTCGGCGTCGACTTCGGCGGCAGCACGTCCGACGGAGCGGTCACCCTCGACGAGGTCTTCTGCCTCGGGAACTGCGCCCTCGGACCCGCCGTGCAGGTCGACGGCAGGCTGCACGGCCGGGTGACCCCGGCCCGCCTCGACGCGCTGCTCGGGGAGGTGGCCCGATGA
- a CDS encoding cyclase family protein: MTVLSDLVAALRDRTVEVVDLTAPLQADTPVLQLPPPFANASAFGLSEISRYDDRGPAWYWNDIHTSEHTGTHFDAPVHWVTAKDGEDIAQVAPQKLLAPAAVLDVADQAAANPDFLLEIEHVRTWEKEHGPLPEGGWLLYRTGWDARSADADAFLNAGATPGISVECAKWLAEEAPVIGIGVETVGTDAGAAHGFDPPFPCHSFLLGAGKYGLTQLQNLAQLPPTGAVVVAGPLPIVGGSGSPARVLALVER; encoded by the coding sequence GTGACCGTGCTCTCCGACCTGGTCGCCGCGTTGCGCGACCGCACCGTCGAGGTCGTCGACCTGACCGCTCCGCTGCAGGCGGACACCCCGGTGCTGCAGCTGCCCCCGCCGTTCGCCAACGCGTCCGCGTTCGGGCTCTCCGAGATCAGCCGCTACGACGACCGGGGCCCTGCCTGGTACTGGAACGACATCCACACCTCCGAGCACACCGGCACCCACTTCGACGCGCCGGTCCACTGGGTCACCGCGAAGGACGGGGAGGACATCGCGCAGGTCGCGCCGCAGAAACTGCTCGCGCCGGCCGCCGTGCTCGACGTCGCGGACCAGGCCGCGGCGAACCCCGACTTCCTGCTCGAGATCGAGCACGTGCGGACCTGGGAGAAGGAGCACGGGCCGCTCCCCGAGGGCGGCTGGCTGCTCTACCGCACCGGGTGGGACGCCCGCAGCGCCGACGCCGATGCGTTCCTGAACGCGGGCGCGACGCCGGGGATCTCGGTCGAGTGCGCGAAGTGGCTCGCCGAGGAGGCGCCGGTGATCGGGATCGGCGTGGAGACCGTCGGCACCGACGCGGGTGCGGCGCACGGCTTCGACCCGCCGTTCCCGTGCCACAGCTTCCTGCTCGGCGCGGGCAAGTACGGGCTCACCCAGCTGCAGAACCTGGCCCAGCTGCCGCCCACCGGGGCGGTGGTCGTGGCGGGCCCGCTACCGATCGTCGGCGGGTCGGGCAGTCCCGCGCGCGTCCTCGCGTTGGTGGAGCGGTGA
- the dnaJ gene encoding molecular chaperone DnaJ: protein MVRDYYGTLGVSPDAGPDEIKRAYRRLARELHPDVNPDAAAQERFREVSAAYEVLSDPEKRRIVDLGGDPLGNGGGGAGAADPFSAFGFGDIMDAFFGGQAGGRGRGPRSRVQPGADALIRMRLTLEECASGVTRDLTVDTAVLCSECTGSGCAPGSAPTMCDICNGRGEVQSVQRSFLGQVVTSRPCPNCRGFGEVIPEPCRQCGGDGRVRSRRTVGVRIPPGVADGMRVRLAGQGEVGPGGGPAGDLYVEVEEEPHDLFTRDGADLHCTVQLPMTAAALGTTLPLPTLDGTEELHIEPGTQAGTVRTLRGKGMPRLRSTGRVDGQGDLMVHVDVAVPTKLDAKQTELLRQLAALRGEEQPDLAGGNRNGHGIFSRLRDSFGR from the coding sequence GTGGTACGGGATTACTACGGGACACTCGGCGTCTCGCCAGACGCCGGGCCCGACGAGATCAAGCGGGCCTACCGCAGGCTGGCGCGTGAGCTGCACCCCGACGTGAACCCGGACGCGGCGGCGCAGGAACGCTTCCGCGAGGTCAGCGCCGCGTACGAGGTGCTGTCCGATCCGGAGAAGCGGCGCATCGTCGATCTCGGCGGCGACCCGCTGGGCAACGGCGGGGGCGGGGCCGGCGCGGCCGACCCGTTCAGCGCGTTCGGCTTCGGCGACATCATGGACGCCTTCTTCGGCGGTCAGGCGGGCGGGCGTGGGCGGGGCCCGCGCAGCCGGGTGCAGCCCGGCGCCGACGCCCTGATCCGGATGCGGCTCACCCTCGAGGAGTGCGCGAGCGGCGTCACCCGCGACCTCACGGTCGACACCGCCGTCCTCTGCAGCGAGTGCACCGGCTCGGGCTGCGCGCCCGGCAGCGCTCCCACGATGTGCGACATCTGCAACGGCCGCGGCGAGGTGCAGAGCGTGCAGCGCTCGTTCCTCGGCCAGGTCGTCACGTCTCGGCCCTGCCCCAACTGCCGCGGCTTCGGCGAGGTCATCCCCGAGCCGTGCCGGCAGTGCGGCGGCGACGGGCGGGTGCGGTCGCGACGCACAGTGGGCGTGCGCATCCCGCCGGGCGTCGCCGACGGCATGCGCGTCCGGCTGGCCGGGCAGGGCGAGGTCGGACCCGGCGGCGGGCCTGCAGGCGACCTCTACGTGGAGGTGGAGGAGGAGCCGCACGACCTCTTCACGCGCGACGGCGCCGACCTGCACTGCACCGTTCAGCTGCCGATGACGGCCGCCGCGCTCGGCACCACGCTGCCGCTGCCCACCCTCGACGGCACCGAGGAGCTGCACATCGAGCCCGGCACCCAGGCCGGCACGGTGCGCACGCTGCGCGGCAAGGGCATGCCGAGGTTGCGCTCCACCGGCCGCGTCGACGGCCAGGGCGACCTGATGGTGCACGTCGACGTCGCCGTTCCCACCAAGCTCGACGCCAAGCAGACCGAGCTGCTGCGCCAGCTCGCGGCGCTGCGCGGCGAGGAGCAGCCCGACCTCGCGGGCGGCAACCGCAACGGGCACGGGATCTTCTCGCGGCTGCGCGACTCGTTCGGTCGATGA
- a CDS encoding alpha/beta fold hydrolase — translation MTGSVVPVAGRPTWYAEYGEGDPLVYLHGGFSSSREFAPVREAYAARFHVFTPDRRGHGHTPDVPGSFTYELYAGDAVAFLEEVVGGPAHLVGYSDGAITALLVGLARPDLVRRMVLISGQFHQSGLLPAFFHGPDAVAELQASPLGAWYAEESPDGAEHFPVVAAKIIESALTGPTLVAEQLAGVPARTLVMSGDDDAVTLEHTIEMYRSLPDAELAVVPGTSHVLCMEKPDLVTQLVLGFLTTDPVPTIAPIRRA, via the coding sequence ATGACCGGATCCGTCGTCCCGGTGGCTGGTCGGCCCACCTGGTACGCCGAGTACGGCGAAGGGGATCCGCTCGTCTACCTGCACGGCGGGTTCTCCAGCTCGCGCGAGTTCGCGCCGGTGCGCGAGGCGTACGCCGCGCGGTTCCACGTGTTCACCCCCGACCGGCGCGGTCACGGGCACACCCCCGACGTCCCGGGCTCGTTCACGTACGAGCTGTACGCCGGGGATGCCGTCGCGTTCCTCGAGGAGGTCGTCGGCGGACCCGCGCATCTCGTGGGCTACAGCGACGGCGCGATCACCGCGCTGCTCGTGGGGCTCGCGCGGCCCGACCTCGTGCGGCGGATGGTGCTGATCAGCGGCCAGTTCCACCAGAGCGGCCTGCTCCCGGCGTTCTTCCACGGGCCGGACGCGGTGGCCGAGCTGCAGGCGTCCCCGCTCGGCGCCTGGTACGCGGAGGAGTCCCCGGACGGCGCCGAGCACTTCCCGGTGGTCGCGGCGAAGATCATCGAGAGCGCGCTCACCGGACCGACGCTCGTCGCCGAGCAGCTCGCGGGGGTGCCGGCGCGGACGCTCGTCATGTCCGGCGACGACGACGCGGTGACCCTTGAGCACACGATCGAGATGTACCGGTCGCTGCCCGACGCCGAGCTGGCCGTGGTGCCGGGCACCTCGCACGTGCTGTGCATGGAGAAGCCCGATCTGGTCACGCAGCTCGTGCTCGGCTTCCTCACCACGGATCCGGTGCCGACGATCGCGCCCATCCGCCGCGCATGA